From Nicotiana tabacum cultivar K326 chromosome 22, ASM71507v2, whole genome shotgun sequence, one genomic window encodes:
- the LOC107795898 gene encoding calmodulin-binding protein 60 F isoform X2, translating into MLQNIGQFKYGDTGYQRNNVKSPIFRRAIRIVVILGKLRRRRVASLQASNPSTDIPPVVYTGENIVANLEIELVDAVIENRNKYGSEAYAKVEIVVLNEDFDPKQGSWTAVHESNIQIGGGGARNSVPGKYLYLNLQGGIGCASEVKLKHTAQWTKISKVRLGARVVDLPYRIKEAVTGLFVVKDKRLKSPKRDPPSPTDEVWRLEKIYRYGQFHKKLTAMDIRTVGDFLTEFSKNAARLRGVRTDFFLGNLLSQRLELILGPTMSDHMWNATITHAQRCRHDTRQLVRSPIQRVSMVRCGSSSPDMTSNQHDQSEDFLQKLKERLSNAIIWEESEQVQYEYQQDNLLQTRLKENEVSEYINELLEGSGIYLSFQTSLSQPATTTVVAKTKARRAGQYYLSF; encoded by the exons ATGTTGCAGAATATTGGACAGTTCAAATATGGAGATACAGGATATCAAAGGAACAACGTTAAATCTCCTATTTTTAGAAG GGCGATAAGGATTGTGGTGATTCTTGGTAAGCTCCGGCGCCGGCGCGTCGCTTCTTTACAGGCTTCAAATCCTTCTACG GATATTCCTCCAGTGGTATATACTGGGGAAAATATAGTTGCCAATTTAGAAATAGAATTAGTTGATGCTGTTATAGAGAACCGTAATAAATATGGATCTGAAGCCTATGCAAAAGTTGAAATTGTTGTTCTCAATGAGGACTTTGATCCTAAACAAGGGAGTTGGACAGCTGTTCATGAGTCCAATATTCAAATTGGTGGCGGAGGAGCTCGAAATTCAGTGCCTGGGAAATATCTCTATCTAAATTTGCAAGGAGGCATTGGCTGTGCAAGTGAAGTTAAACTGAAACACACAGCGCAATGGACCAAGATAAGTAAGGTGAGGCTAGGAGCAAGAGTGGTAGATCTACCATATCGGATTAAGGAAGCAGTGACAGGATTGTTCGTTGTCAAGGACAAGCGATTGA AAAGCCCGAAACGTGATCCGCCATCACCAACTGATGAGGTATGGCGACTCGAAAAGATCTACAGATATGGTCAGTTTCACAAGAAGTTGACTGCAATGGATATCAGAACAGTGGGGGATTTTCTAACTGAATTCTCCAAAAATGCTGCAAGGTTACGGGGCGTAAGAACTGACTTCTTCCTTGGAAATTTACTTTCACAACGCCTGGAACTT ATTCTTGGCCCAACAATGTCTGATCATATGTGGAATGCTACTATAACGCATGCACAGAGATGCAGACATGATACAAGACAACTCGTGCGCTCTCCTATCCAAAGAGTTTCCATGGTTAGATGTGGGAGCTCTTCTCCTGATATGACTAGCAACCAGCACGATCAGTCAG AGGATTTCTtgcaaaaattgaaagaaaggcTTTCCAATGCTATTATCTGGGAGGAATCTGAGCAAGTTCAGTATGAATATCAGCAAGATAACCTGCTCCAGACCCGTTTAAAAGAAAATGAGGTTTCCGAGTATATTAATGAATTACTTGAAGGGTCTGGAATATATCTTTCATTCCAAACTTCATTGTCTCAGCCAGCAACCACAACGGTAGTGGCAAAGACAAAGGCAAGACGAGCTGGACAGTATTATTTATCATTCTGA
- the LOC107795898 gene encoding calmodulin-binding protein 60 B isoform X1: MLQNIGQFKYGDTGYQRNNVKSPIFRRAIRIVVILGKLRRRRVASLQASNPSTISCSRLRFLQDIPPVVYTGENIVANLEIELVDAVIENRNKYGSEAYAKVEIVVLNEDFDPKQGSWTAVHESNIQIGGGGARNSVPGKYLYLNLQGGIGCASEVKLKHTAQWTKISKVRLGARVVDLPYRIKEAVTGLFVVKDKRLKSPKRDPPSPTDEVWRLEKIYRYGQFHKKLTAMDIRTVGDFLTEFSKNAARLRGVRTDFFLGNLLSQRLELILGPTMSDHMWNATITHAQRCRHDTRQLVRSPIQRVSMVRCGSSSPDMTSNQHDQSEDFLQKLKERLSNAIIWEESEQVQYEYQQDNLLQTRLKENEVSEYINELLEGSGIYLSFQTSLSQPATTTVVAKTKARRAGQYYLSF; encoded by the exons ATGTTGCAGAATATTGGACAGTTCAAATATGGAGATACAGGATATCAAAGGAACAACGTTAAATCTCCTATTTTTAGAAG GGCGATAAGGATTGTGGTGATTCTTGGTAAGCTCCGGCGCCGGCGCGTCGCTTCTTTACAGGCTTCAAATCCTTCTACG ATTTCATGTTCTCGGTTGCGATTCTTACAGGATATTCCTCCAGTGGTATATACTGGGGAAAATATAGTTGCCAATTTAGAAATAGAATTAGTTGATGCTGTTATAGAGAACCGTAATAAATATGGATCTGAAGCCTATGCAAAAGTTGAAATTGTTGTTCTCAATGAGGACTTTGATCCTAAACAAGGGAGTTGGACAGCTGTTCATGAGTCCAATATTCAAATTGGTGGCGGAGGAGCTCGAAATTCAGTGCCTGGGAAATATCTCTATCTAAATTTGCAAGGAGGCATTGGCTGTGCAAGTGAAGTTAAACTGAAACACACAGCGCAATGGACCAAGATAAGTAAGGTGAGGCTAGGAGCAAGAGTGGTAGATCTACCATATCGGATTAAGGAAGCAGTGACAGGATTGTTCGTTGTCAAGGACAAGCGATTGA AAAGCCCGAAACGTGATCCGCCATCACCAACTGATGAGGTATGGCGACTCGAAAAGATCTACAGATATGGTCAGTTTCACAAGAAGTTGACTGCAATGGATATCAGAACAGTGGGGGATTTTCTAACTGAATTCTCCAAAAATGCTGCAAGGTTACGGGGCGTAAGAACTGACTTCTTCCTTGGAAATTTACTTTCACAACGCCTGGAACTT ATTCTTGGCCCAACAATGTCTGATCATATGTGGAATGCTACTATAACGCATGCACAGAGATGCAGACATGATACAAGACAACTCGTGCGCTCTCCTATCCAAAGAGTTTCCATGGTTAGATGTGGGAGCTCTTCTCCTGATATGACTAGCAACCAGCACGATCAGTCAG AGGATTTCTtgcaaaaattgaaagaaaggcTTTCCAATGCTATTATCTGGGAGGAATCTGAGCAAGTTCAGTATGAATATCAGCAAGATAACCTGCTCCAGACCCGTTTAAAAGAAAATGAGGTTTCCGAGTATATTAATGAATTACTTGAAGGGTCTGGAATATATCTTTCATTCCAAACTTCATTGTCTCAGCCAGCAACCACAACGGTAGTGGCAAAGACAAAGGCAAGACGAGCTGGACAGTATTATTTATCATTCTGA
- the LOC107795898 gene encoding calmodulin-binding protein 60 B isoform X3, translated as MLQNIGQFKYGDTGYQRNNVKSPIFRRAIRIVVILGKLRRRRVASLQASNPSTISCSRLRFLQDIPPVVYTGENIVANLEIELVDAVIENRNKYGSEAYAKVEIVVLNEDFDPKQGSWTAVHESNIQIGGGGARNSVPGKYLYLNLQGGIGCASEVKLKHTAQWTKISKVRLGARVVDLPYRIKEAVTGLFVVKDKRLKSPKRDPPSPTDEVWRLEKIYRYGQFHKKLTAMDIRTVGDFLTEFSKNAARLRGILGPTMSDHMWNATITHAQRCRHDTRQLVRSPIQRVSMVRCGSSSPDMTSNQHDQSEDFLQKLKERLSNAIIWEESEQVQYEYQQDNLLQTRLKENEVSEYINELLEGSGIYLSFQTSLSQPATTTVVAKTKARRAGQYYLSF; from the exons ATGTTGCAGAATATTGGACAGTTCAAATATGGAGATACAGGATATCAAAGGAACAACGTTAAATCTCCTATTTTTAGAAG GGCGATAAGGATTGTGGTGATTCTTGGTAAGCTCCGGCGCCGGCGCGTCGCTTCTTTACAGGCTTCAAATCCTTCTACG ATTTCATGTTCTCGGTTGCGATTCTTACAGGATATTCCTCCAGTGGTATATACTGGGGAAAATATAGTTGCCAATTTAGAAATAGAATTAGTTGATGCTGTTATAGAGAACCGTAATAAATATGGATCTGAAGCCTATGCAAAAGTTGAAATTGTTGTTCTCAATGAGGACTTTGATCCTAAACAAGGGAGTTGGACAGCTGTTCATGAGTCCAATATTCAAATTGGTGGCGGAGGAGCTCGAAATTCAGTGCCTGGGAAATATCTCTATCTAAATTTGCAAGGAGGCATTGGCTGTGCAAGTGAAGTTAAACTGAAACACACAGCGCAATGGACCAAGATAAGTAAGGTGAGGCTAGGAGCAAGAGTGGTAGATCTACCATATCGGATTAAGGAAGCAGTGACAGGATTGTTCGTTGTCAAGGACAAGCGATTGA AAAGCCCGAAACGTGATCCGCCATCACCAACTGATGAGGTATGGCGACTCGAAAAGATCTACAGATATGGTCAGTTTCACAAGAAGTTGACTGCAATGGATATCAGAACAGTGGGGGATTTTCTAACTGAATTCTCCAAAAATGCTGCAAGGTTACGGGGC ATTCTTGGCCCAACAATGTCTGATCATATGTGGAATGCTACTATAACGCATGCACAGAGATGCAGACATGATACAAGACAACTCGTGCGCTCTCCTATCCAAAGAGTTTCCATGGTTAGATGTGGGAGCTCTTCTCCTGATATGACTAGCAACCAGCACGATCAGTCAG AGGATTTCTtgcaaaaattgaaagaaaggcTTTCCAATGCTATTATCTGGGAGGAATCTGAGCAAGTTCAGTATGAATATCAGCAAGATAACCTGCTCCAGACCCGTTTAAAAGAAAATGAGGTTTCCGAGTATATTAATGAATTACTTGAAGGGTCTGGAATATATCTTTCATTCCAAACTTCATTGTCTCAGCCAGCAACCACAACGGTAGTGGCAAAGACAAAGGCAAGACGAGCTGGACAGTATTATTTATCATTCTGA